One stretch of Brevibacillus laterosporus DNA includes these proteins:
- a CDS encoding tryptophan synthase subunit alpha translates to MPRTMTRMEEMFADRSIKRFIPFITVGDPSLDVTFNLVHKLIEAGADIIELGVPYSDPLADGPIIQRASQRALAQGVKLKDAIVLGERLRASGVDIPLVIFTYCNPVMQYGVERFFADLQAYGLDGAIIPDLPFEESVAARASAKQHGIHLIQLIAPTSKERITMIGKEADGFLYCVSSLGVTGVRDNLPPELDDLLKNARENSSIPLAVGFGISSPEQVRAVASYADAVIVGSAIVREVEKNLEALSSKETRNSGLERVKKFVNSLTHELK, encoded by the coding sequence ATGCCACGTACAATGACAAGAATGGAAGAGATGTTTGCTGACCGATCCATCAAACGATTCATTCCCTTCATTACTGTAGGAGATCCTTCTTTGGATGTAACTTTTAATTTGGTACACAAGCTAATTGAAGCAGGAGCTGACATCATTGAGCTTGGTGTGCCATACTCTGATCCTTTGGCCGATGGACCGATTATTCAACGGGCATCTCAGCGTGCCTTGGCTCAGGGTGTGAAGCTTAAAGACGCCATTGTACTTGGAGAAAGATTACGTGCATCTGGTGTAGATATCCCACTGGTGATCTTTACATATTGTAATCCGGTCATGCAATATGGTGTGGAACGTTTCTTTGCTGATCTACAGGCATATGGACTGGATGGAGCCATTATCCCAGATTTACCGTTTGAAGAGAGTGTAGCGGCTCGTGCATCCGCCAAGCAACATGGTATACATTTGATCCAATTGATTGCGCCTACATCAAAAGAACGAATTACCATGATTGGCAAAGAAGCGGATGGATTTTTATATTGTGTATCCTCATTGGGGGTTACAGGGGTTCGAGACAACCTACCGCCCGAACTGGATGATTTATTAAAAAATGCTCGTGAAAATAGCAGCATACCTCTTGCGGTAGGCTTTGGAATTTCTTCCCCTGAGCAAGTGCGGGCAGTCGCAAGCTATGCTGATGCTGTGATTGTGGGAAGCGCTATTGTAAGAGAAGTAGAGAAGAATCTAGAAGCCCTCTCTAGTAAAGAAACGCGGAACAGTGGATTAGAGCGAGTGAAAAAGTTTGTAAATTCCTTAACTCATGAGTTAAAATAA
- the trpB gene encoding tryptophan synthase subunit beta: MSQATNVRNESVLQSGRFGEYGGRFVPETLMKALIELEKNLLEALEDESFHAELNQFLRYYAGRPTPFYHAERLSAHLGGAQIYLKREDLNHTGAHKLNNALAQALLAKRMGKQAIIAETGAGQHGVASATVAARLGLSCKVFMGEEDIRRQELNVFRMKLLGAEVIPVSSGTATLKDATNEAIRYWVSNVEETYYVIGSAMGPHPYPYMVREFQKIIGTETRAQSLEQLGRLPDELIACIGGGSNAIGFFYPFVKDQVSLTAVEAAGEGVDTDKHAATLTKGRPGVIHGSLTYLLQDDDGQVQEAHSISAGLDYPGVGPEHSYLKDCGRVEYVAITDQEALEACQLLTRLEGILPALESSHAIAEVVKRAPHMTSDQIIAVCLSGRGDKDVHTLQSHLSKEGN, from the coding sequence ATGTCGCAAGCTACAAACGTACGAAATGAGTCTGTCTTACAATCAGGCAGGTTTGGAGAATATGGGGGCAGATTTGTTCCAGAGACTTTAATGAAAGCCTTAATTGAATTGGAAAAAAACTTGCTGGAAGCTTTGGAGGATGAGTCCTTCCATGCAGAATTAAACCAGTTTCTTCGCTACTATGCAGGAAGACCGACCCCATTTTATCATGCCGAACGGCTGAGTGCGCATCTGGGAGGGGCTCAGATCTATTTAAAACGAGAAGATTTAAATCACACCGGCGCTCATAAATTAAATAATGCTTTGGCACAAGCGTTACTGGCTAAACGTATGGGTAAACAGGCCATTATCGCGGAAACAGGAGCTGGTCAGCATGGAGTAGCGAGTGCGACAGTGGCGGCGCGTCTTGGACTCTCCTGCAAAGTTTTTATGGGCGAAGAAGATATTAGACGCCAGGAGTTAAATGTGTTTCGTATGAAGCTACTGGGAGCTGAAGTAATTCCTGTATCATCAGGTACCGCTACCTTAAAGGATGCTACTAACGAAGCGATTCGCTATTGGGTGAGTAATGTGGAGGAAACCTATTATGTAATTGGCTCCGCAATGGGACCACATCCGTATCCGTATATGGTGCGTGAATTCCAAAAAATTATTGGAACGGAGACACGTGCACAGTCCTTGGAACAACTTGGGCGCTTGCCTGATGAACTTATCGCATGCATCGGAGGAGGCAGCAATGCCATTGGCTTCTTCTATCCCTTTGTGAAGGATCAAGTGAGCCTGACAGCGGTGGAAGCAGCAGGAGAAGGTGTGGATACTGATAAGCATGCAGCAACATTAACAAAAGGGCGTCCTGGTGTCATTCACGGCTCTCTTACGTACCTTTTGCAAGATGACGATGGACAGGTGCAGGAGGCTCACTCGATTTCAGCCGGTCTTGATTACCCTGGTGTGGGTCCAGAGCACTCCTATTTAAAAGATTGCGGCAGAGTGGAATATGTGGCAATTACTGATCAGGAAGCTTTGGAAGCTTGCCAACTACTTACTAGATTAGAAGGGATATTGCCTGCTTTGGAAAGCTCACATGCCATAGCGGAGGTCGTGAAGCGCGCTCCACACATGACGTCTGATCAAATTATTGCTGTGTGTCTTTCCGGACGAGGAGATAAAGACGTTCATACATTACAAAGCCATCTGAGCAAGGAGGGGAACTAA
- the aroH gene encoding chorismate mutase, with the protein MSKLRGVRGATTVTLNEKSEILTATAELLREMVRKNGIETDDIASAIITMTEDLDAVFPAQAAREFLKWEHVPLMCAKEISVEGSLKCCIRVMLHINTDKSPHEIQHIFQREAVRLRPDLVKE; encoded by the coding sequence ATGAGTAAGCTAAGAGGGGTCCGTGGTGCGACAACGGTCACCCTGAATGAGAAGAGCGAAATTTTAACGGCAACCGCAGAGCTTTTGCGTGAAATGGTACGTAAAAATGGAATTGAGACAGACGATATAGCGAGCGCCATCATCACGATGACAGAGGATTTGGATGCTGTATTTCCAGCTCAGGCTGCAAGAGAGTTTTTGAAATGGGAGCATGTTCCACTTATGTGTGCAAAAGAAATTTCGGTGGAAGGTAGTCTAAAGTGCTGTATTCGTGTCATGCTACACATCAATACTGATAAGTCTCCACATGAAATTCAACATATTTTTCAACGGGAGGCAGTTCGCTTGCGTCCAGATTTAGTAAAAGAATAG
- a CDS encoding prephenate dehydrogenase produces MNRTIAILGVGLIGASIGLALRHDPANRIVGFDLHQDQLDKAVERGVIHTGSTDLQLAVKEADIIFIAAPVEQIHLLMRSLAHLRLKEGTIITDVGSTKYQVVQSARILREKGVTFIGGHPMAGSHKSGVEAGNERLFENAFYVLTPDEATPSDQVEFLQDVLKPLRAKVIVLKPDEHDEIVGAISHFPHLIAALLVNQVSKYNDQKPWYHRLAAGGFRDITRIASSNPKLWRDVLISNKTYLLQIARDWQEDFTEIIHALEQEDANEIESFFQGARDFRDSIPERRPGAIPALHDLYIDIPDHPGEIGRITTLLGSKEISITNLQIRETREDEYGALRISFRNETELAKGIELLRYFNYNVYRRD; encoded by the coding sequence ATGAATAGAACGATTGCCATTCTGGGAGTAGGATTAATTGGTGCTTCCATTGGACTTGCGTTGCGCCATGATCCTGCCAACAGGATTGTCGGTTTTGATTTACATCAGGATCAACTTGACAAGGCGGTGGAAAGAGGAGTTATTCACACAGGTAGCACCGATTTGCAGCTTGCTGTGAAAGAGGCGGATATTATTTTTATTGCAGCTCCTGTGGAACAAATTCATCTTCTTATGCGATCGCTGGCTCATTTACGTTTGAAAGAAGGAACAATTATCACAGATGTAGGTAGCACAAAATATCAAGTGGTACAAAGTGCCCGCATATTACGTGAGAAAGGCGTTACTTTTATCGGGGGTCATCCCATGGCAGGGTCACATAAATCAGGGGTAGAAGCCGGAAATGAACGATTATTTGAAAATGCTTTTTACGTGCTTACACCAGATGAAGCGACACCCTCTGATCAAGTAGAGTTTTTACAGGATGTGTTGAAGCCGCTTCGTGCTAAAGTCATCGTGTTAAAACCCGACGAGCATGACGAAATCGTTGGTGCGATCAGTCACTTTCCTCATTTAATCGCTGCTCTGTTAGTGAATCAGGTATCTAAATATAACGATCAAAAACCTTGGTATCATCGACTAGCAGCAGGTGGCTTTCGTGATATTACTCGTATTGCCTCTAGCAATCCCAAGTTGTGGAGAGATGTTTTAATAAGCAATAAAACATATTTGTTACAGATCGCTCGTGATTGGCAAGAGGATTTTACAGAAATTATCCATGCTTTGGAACAGGAAGATGCGAACGAGATTGAATCATTCTTCCAAGGAGCACGTGATTTCAGGGACTCTATTCCCGAACGACGACCAGGTGCCATTCCAGCACTACATGATCTCTACATCGACATTCCTGACCATCCAGGTGAGATTGGTAGGATTACTACTTTGCTAGGAAGTAAAGAGATTAGTATTACTAACCTACAGATTAGGGAAACACGTGAGGATGAATATGGCGCGTTGCGGATCAGCTTCCGCAATGAAACAGAGCTGGCAAAAGGTATAGAACTCCTGCGTTATTTTAATTACAATGTGTATCGTAGAGATTAA
- the trpE gene encoding anthranilate synthase component I, which produces MLEPTFQEVQHYASTHNFIPIRLTLLADQETPISLYQKCMKEASFLLESVEGGGHWSRYSFIGLRPFLRVEASDQQVTLHKESGEREQFNRNPMEVLRELCQQYKAPSIGEFPPLTGGAIGYLGYNTLRYVETQLPKHRNQPLDIPDLHVVFVDEMLVYDHVKQEIQCMVHIRVSEEDTEESLQIKYAKARSRLVALRDHILHTAVSKDTRLRQQGNEINQTGKLDSYCQPDQLGEEAKNLATNSLQSNMTLSEYETMIAKAKEYIASGDIFQVVLSQRMTMKTDVDPFDVYRMLRTTNPSPYLYYLPFESATLVGASPEVLVKVQNNKIEVRPIAGTRKRGATLEEDVALEQELLADPKELAEHHMLVDLARNDAGRVSKYGTVKVDNALHVDRYSHVMHIVSDVSGEMREDLDCFDALLAAFPAGTVSGAPKLRAMEIIAELEQDARHTYAGSICYFSFTGNLDSCITIRTLLFTENHVHIQAGGGIVADSVAELEYQEAMNKAAAMVKALEKAEKLFQPKGVALC; this is translated from the coding sequence ATGTTAGAACCCACATTTCAAGAGGTGCAGCATTATGCATCTACACACAATTTTATTCCGATTCGACTTACCCTTTTAGCTGATCAGGAAACACCGATCAGTCTGTATCAAAAATGTATGAAAGAAGCTTCTTTTTTGCTAGAAAGCGTTGAGGGAGGAGGGCATTGGTCTAGGTACTCCTTTATTGGTCTACGTCCCTTTTTACGGGTAGAAGCTAGCGATCAGCAGGTGACGCTCCACAAAGAGTCCGGGGAGCGAGAACAGTTTAACCGAAATCCGATGGAAGTATTACGAGAATTGTGTCAGCAGTATAAAGCGCCTTCCATTGGTGAATTCCCGCCGTTGACAGGAGGAGCAATCGGATATCTAGGATACAATACGCTACGCTATGTAGAGACACAATTGCCAAAGCATAGAAATCAACCTCTAGATATCCCTGATCTACATGTCGTCTTTGTTGATGAAATGCTTGTTTATGATCATGTGAAACAAGAAATTCAATGCATGGTTCACATCAGGGTTTCCGAGGAAGACACAGAAGAATCGCTACAGATTAAGTATGCAAAGGCAAGGTCACGTTTGGTTGCTTTACGTGATCATATCTTGCATACTGCTGTCTCAAAAGATACAAGACTACGGCAACAAGGAAACGAAATAAATCAGACAGGTAAACTCGACTCATACTGCCAACCTGATCAGCTAGGAGAAGAAGCTAAGAATTTAGCCACAAACAGCTTGCAAAGCAACATGACTCTCTCAGAGTATGAGACGATGATCGCTAAAGCAAAAGAGTATATTGCGAGTGGAGATATCTTTCAGGTTGTCCTTTCTCAGCGTATGACGATGAAGACGGACGTGGACCCATTTGATGTTTATCGCATGTTGAGAACGACCAATCCGTCTCCTTATTTGTATTACTTACCATTTGAATCAGCAACGCTGGTTGGGGCATCACCGGAAGTACTGGTAAAAGTGCAGAACAACAAGATTGAGGTTCGCCCTATAGCTGGTACACGCAAGCGAGGAGCAACACTTGAAGAAGATGTGGCTTTGGAGCAAGAATTGTTGGCCGATCCTAAAGAATTAGCTGAGCATCATATGTTGGTTGATTTAGCCCGTAATGATGCAGGACGAGTCTCCAAATACGGTACGGTCAAGGTGGATAACGCTTTACATGTAGACCGTTACTCTCATGTGATGCATATTGTCTCTGATGTGTCAGGGGAGATGCGTGAAGATTTGGATTGTTTCGATGCTCTCCTTGCTGCTTTTCCCGCTGGTACGGTGTCTGGGGCTCCCAAATTGCGAGCGATGGAAATCATTGCAGAATTGGAGCAAGATGCTCGTCATACCTATGCAGGATCTATTTGCTACTTCAGTTTCACGGGCAATCTCGACAGTTGCATCACAATTCGTACCCTGTTGTTTACAGAGAATCATGTGCACATACAAGCCGGGGGCGGTATCGTAGCTGATTCGGTGGCAGAGCTTGAGTATCAAGAGGCAATGAACAAGGCAGCAGCGATGGTCAAAGCATTGGAAAAAGCAGAGAAACTCTTTCAGCCAAAGGGGGTAGCGTTATGCTAA
- a CDS encoding histidinol-phosphate transaminase yields the protein MLPKERILSVPVYKPGKPIEDVKRELGLTEVIKLASNENPYGYSPVVKEAMLAAMNDLAIYPDGASMRLRWELAEFLNVQPEQLVFGNGSDEIVLMIARAYLEKGTNSVMAYPTFSQYRSNVIVEGADLLEIPLKDGVHDLEAMLAAINEQTRVVWICNPNNPSGTMNTSDELLAFLEKVPANVLVVLDEAYYEYVVDENYPQTIPLLNKYKNIIILRTFSKIYGLAALRIGYGVAIPEIVQHLNHVREPFNTGSLSQIAARAAISDQEFAKECSQKNRQQMKRITDKCEELGLHYFPSQTNFVLLEVKRDSDEAFQYLLQKGIITRSGNALGHPGYLRITIGNSEQNDKLLVALESLVTEAVQK from the coding sequence GTGCTACCTAAAGAGCGAATTTTAAGTGTTCCGGTGTACAAACCTGGAAAACCTATCGAAGATGTAAAGCGTGAATTGGGACTTACGGAAGTAATTAAATTAGCTTCCAACGAAAATCCATACGGTTATTCTCCCGTAGTAAAAGAAGCAATGTTAGCTGCTATGAATGACTTGGCTATCTATCCAGATGGTGCTAGTATGCGACTGCGATGGGAACTGGCAGAATTTTTAAACGTACAACCTGAGCAATTGGTCTTCGGTAACGGTTCTGACGAGATTGTACTAATGATCGCCCGTGCTTATCTGGAGAAGGGTACCAATAGCGTTATGGCGTACCCAACATTTTCTCAATACAGATCAAATGTAATAGTAGAGGGTGCGGACTTACTTGAAATACCGTTAAAAGATGGAGTACATGATCTAGAAGCGATGTTAGCTGCCATCAATGAACAGACTCGTGTGGTCTGGATATGCAATCCTAACAATCCATCTGGAACAATGAATACATCAGATGAGCTGCTTGCCTTTTTAGAAAAAGTGCCAGCAAACGTATTAGTTGTACTGGATGAGGCTTACTATGAATATGTGGTGGACGAAAATTATCCGCAAACCATACCGCTCCTTAATAAATATAAAAATATCATTATTTTGCGTACATTCTCTAAAATCTATGGATTAGCAGCCCTCCGGATCGGTTACGGTGTAGCTATTCCAGAAATCGTGCAGCATCTCAATCATGTGCGTGAGCCATTTAACACAGGTTCTCTCTCACAAATAGCAGCGCGTGCAGCGATTTCTGATCAGGAATTTGCCAAGGAATGTAGTCAAAAAAATCGTCAACAGATGAAGCGTATCACTGACAAGTGCGAAGAATTGGGTCTGCACTATTTCCCATCTCAAACAAACTTTGTTCTACTAGAAGTAAAGAGGGATTCAGACGAGGCGTTCCAATACTTGTTGCAAAAAGGAATTATCACTCGCTCAGGTAATGCGCTCGGCCATCCTGGTTATCTGCGTATCACTATTGGAAACAGTGAACAGAACGACAAGCTGTTAGTGGCCTTGGAAAGTCTAGTGACTGAAGCTGTTCAAAAGTAA
- a CDS encoding 3-dehydroquinate synthase, which produces MEKRTLFVDLNERAYPIHIGAGLLSQTPALLQEVNIKASQKLFLITDAHVAQHYLKPLQHHLAEAGYQVAFHIVPAGEKAKQFAVYEEVMTAAIEAGLDRKSVVLALGGGVVGDLAGFVAATYMRGIDFVQIPTSLLAHDSSVGGKVAINHRLGKNLIGAFHQPLMVIYDVATLQTLPPREISAGFAEVVKHGLISDEGFVRWLEEHAKSLMELDAELVGEAIYRGCAVKAAVVAKDETEQDIRMTLNLGHTFGHAFEALTGYNQLNHGEAISIGMIVAARYAESIKMAPQGVAERTKRVLSAFGLPTQWPKGLHPEDVLRAMHLDKKGVAGKLTLVLPTSMEHVEIVPWVEEENVLRFMRVEWEESQQ; this is translated from the coding sequence ATGGAAAAACGAACGTTATTTGTTGATTTGAATGAGAGAGCTTATCCGATTCATATTGGGGCAGGGCTGTTGAGCCAGACACCTGCCCTGCTACAGGAGGTAAACATCAAGGCTTCTCAAAAGCTATTTCTTATAACGGATGCCCATGTAGCGCAACACTATTTGAAGCCATTACAGCATCACTTAGCAGAGGCAGGTTATCAAGTTGCATTCCATATTGTTCCTGCTGGCGAAAAAGCGAAACAGTTCGCTGTCTACGAAGAGGTGATGACTGCTGCTATTGAGGCAGGGCTTGATCGTAAATCTGTCGTGCTTGCATTAGGCGGTGGAGTTGTAGGTGATTTGGCTGGATTTGTAGCAGCCACGTATATGCGTGGAATTGATTTTGTGCAAATTCCCACAAGCCTGCTGGCTCATGATAGCTCGGTAGGTGGTAAGGTGGCTATCAATCATCGATTGGGTAAGAATTTGATTGGAGCTTTTCACCAGCCTTTGATGGTTATTTACGATGTGGCTACGCTACAAACATTGCCCCCTAGAGAAATCTCAGCTGGTTTTGCGGAAGTGGTTAAGCACGGTCTTATTTCAGATGAAGGATTTGTGCGATGGTTGGAGGAGCATGCGAAAAGTCTAATGGAGCTGGACGCTGAACTAGTTGGAGAAGCGATCTATCGTGGTTGTGCCGTAAAAGCGGCGGTTGTAGCCAAAGATGAGACAGAGCAAGATATTCGAATGACCTTAAATCTGGGTCATACCTTTGGTCATGCTTTTGAAGCATTGACTGGTTATAATCAGCTAAATCATGGGGAAGCGATCTCGATCGGTATGATAGTAGCTGCGCGTTATGCAGAGTCTATAAAAATGGCGCCACAAGGTGTAGCGGAGCGTACAAAAAGAGTGCTCTCAGCCTTTGGATTGCCAACCCAATGGCCAAAAGGATTGCATCCAGAAGATGTACTGAGGGCAATGCATCTGGATAAAAAAGGCGTTGCAGGAAAACTTACACTTGTTTTGCCAACTTCTATGGAGCATGTAGAGATCGTGCCTTGGGTAGAAGAAGAAAATGTACTACGGTTTATGAGAGTAGAGTGGGAGGAGTCACAACAATGA
- a CDS encoding phosphoribosylanthranilate isomerase: MTSLKICGIKDSDTLVLLQQLSVEYVGFVFTESKRQVTAEQARTLIEEARGIVKLNQLESKLETFPRLVGVFVNPDLPDLDDVFNQVPLDVFQLHGQETPEFCQMVQTRYGKPVWKAIGIGAGSDSISERLTSYKNSVQAYLFDTHDQNQAGGTGKKFIWTHIPDLQRMTAPLPAIIAGGISIENVETLLREYAPNLIDLSSGVETDGVKDASKIIELVERVKQHVASYKRTK, encoded by the coding sequence ATGACCTCCTTAAAAATCTGTGGGATTAAGGACTCAGATACGTTGGTCTTACTTCAACAGCTAAGCGTGGAATATGTAGGCTTTGTTTTTACCGAAAGTAAGCGTCAGGTGACAGCAGAGCAGGCAAGAACTTTGATTGAAGAAGCTAGGGGTATAGTGAAATTAAATCAACTGGAAAGTAAATTGGAAACTTTTCCGCGCCTGGTAGGGGTCTTCGTCAATCCAGATTTACCTGATCTGGACGACGTCTTTAACCAAGTACCTTTGGATGTGTTTCAATTGCATGGTCAAGAAACGCCAGAATTTTGCCAAATGGTACAAACACGTTACGGTAAGCCAGTATGGAAAGCGATTGGGATAGGAGCAGGGAGTGACTCTATATCAGAAAGACTTACCTCCTATAAAAATAGCGTGCAAGCTTATTTGTTTGACACGCATGATCAAAATCAAGCAGGAGGTACGGGTAAAAAATTTATTTGGACGCACATACCCGATTTGCAACGAATGACAGCTCCACTGCCTGCTATTATCGCTGGTGGTATCTCAATAGAGAATGTAGAAACATTACTTCGCGAATACGCTCCTAATCTGATTGACCTCTCAAGTGGCGTGGAGACAGATGGCGTGAAGGATGCTAGCAAAATAATAGAGTTGGTAGAAAGGGTGAAGCAGCATGTCGCAAGCTACAAACGTACGAAATGA
- the trpC gene encoding indole-3-glycerol phosphate synthase TrpC gives MLRKIVEQKKVEVAALRQCTTLQQMLMNIQALPVTRGFVKALTNSVRQVSLIAEVKKASPSKGIIRADFDPVAIAKSYQEAGVDAISVLTDETFFQGDLTYLNIIREQVSQPLLRKDFIVDEYQIVEARGNGADAILLIAAILNREQIKHFYQMAVDIGLDVLIEVHNQTELEQVMSAVEPMLLGINNRDLRTFTTDLNTSAELLKLIPTEIPVVSESGLATAAEVNMVGMAGARSILVGEQFMRQQDVVSAVRDLMQEKQVKVKMISEGETT, from the coding sequence ATGCTTCGTAAGATTGTTGAGCAAAAGAAAGTGGAAGTGGCAGCATTACGTCAATGTACAACTCTTCAACAGATGCTAATGAACATTCAGGCACTGCCTGTTACTCGTGGTTTTGTCAAAGCCCTTACTAATAGTGTTCGGCAGGTGAGCCTAATTGCTGAAGTAAAAAAGGCTTCCCCATCTAAAGGTATCATTCGTGCTGATTTTGATCCGGTAGCCATTGCTAAGTCTTATCAGGAAGCTGGTGTAGATGCGATCTCTGTGTTAACGGACGAAACGTTCTTTCAAGGTGATCTAACATATCTAAACATAATAAGAGAACAAGTCTCACAGCCGCTGTTACGAAAAGATTTTATCGTTGATGAATATCAGATTGTTGAAGCGAGAGGGAACGGTGCGGATGCTATTCTATTGATCGCAGCTATTCTGAATCGTGAACAGATCAAGCACTTTTATCAAATGGCAGTGGATATAGGGTTAGATGTCTTGATAGAAGTTCATAATCAAACAGAATTAGAGCAGGTTATGTCCGCAGTAGAGCCAATGTTGCTTGGTATTAACAATCGGGATTTGCGCACATTTACCACTGATCTAAATACATCTGCGGAGCTCCTAAAACTGATTCCTACAGAAATACCTGTAGTGAGTGAGAGTGGTTTAGCAACAGCTGCTGAAGTGAACATGGTGGGTATGGCAGGAGCACGCTCCATTTTGGTTGGTGAGCAATTTATGCGCCAGCAGGACGTGGTCAGTGCCGTGCGTGATCTCATGCAAGAGAAACAGGTGAAAGTAAAGATGATCTCAGAAGGTGAAACGACATGA
- the trpD gene encoding anthranilate phosphoribosyltransferase, whose protein sequence is MLTTSLDMISRKQHLDRTTARLAMGEIMDGKATHAQIGAFLAALRVKGEQVEELIGFAEAMRERVKMFPLAKQNVIDTCGTGGDGASTFNISTASAIVAASGGVIVAKHGNRAVSSKCGSADVLEALGIPIQLTPEQAAECLEETNLCFLFAPLYHEAMRHAAVPRRELAIRTVFNLLGPLTNPARADRQLLGLYDRQLLVPIAQTLGQLGVSKAMVVAGLDGLDELTITGESEVAELRDGEVTAYRIDPERLGLKLGTAAELIGGDATENAQILEQIFQGTRGAKRDIVLLNAGAILYLTDKVSSLQKGVIRAAELIDNGNAMRKLEQLRQVMGRVHHAS, encoded by the coding sequence ATGCTAACGACCTCCTTGGATATGATTAGTCGCAAGCAGCATCTAGATCGTACGACAGCTCGACTAGCGATGGGTGAAATCATGGATGGCAAAGCGACTCATGCACAGATAGGTGCTTTTCTGGCAGCACTGCGTGTAAAAGGTGAACAGGTTGAGGAATTGATCGGCTTCGCAGAAGCGATGCGTGAGCGGGTCAAAATGTTTCCTTTAGCTAAACAAAATGTAATTGATACGTGTGGAACAGGAGGAGATGGTGCTTCCACTTTTAACATTTCTACAGCCTCAGCCATTGTGGCAGCTAGTGGTGGTGTGATCGTCGCCAAACACGGAAATCGGGCTGTTTCTAGTAAGTGTGGGAGCGCTGACGTGTTAGAAGCACTAGGTATACCTATCCAACTGACGCCTGAACAAGCAGCGGAATGTCTGGAAGAAACCAATCTCTGCTTTTTGTTCGCACCACTTTATCATGAAGCGATGCGTCATGCCGCTGTACCTAGAAGAGAGCTGGCGATTCGAACGGTTTTCAACTTGTTAGGACCTTTAACGAATCCAGCTAGGGCTGATCGTCAGTTACTAGGCTTGTACGATCGTCAGTTGTTGGTACCGATCGCACAGACACTAGGGCAATTAGGCGTTTCAAAAGCTATGGTGGTAGCTGGACTGGATGGTTTAGATGAACTGACCATTACTGGGGAAAGTGAAGTAGCTGAATTGCGAGATGGTGAGGTAACAGCGTATCGCATTGACCCGGAACGCTTAGGTTTAAAGCTGGGAACGGCCGCAGAACTTATAGGGGGTGACGCTACAGAGAACGCACAGATTCTAGAGCAGATCTTTCAAGGAACACGGGGTGCAAAACGAGATATTGTGCTACTAAATGCAGGTGCTATTTTGTATCTAACAGATAAAGTGAGTAGCTTGCAAAAGGGTGTCATCCGTGCTGCAGAATTGATTGACAATGGCAACGCAATGCGAAAGCTGGAGCAACTACGTCAGGTGATGGGGAGGGTTCATCATGCTTCGTAA